In candidate division WOR-3 bacterium, the DNA window AGCGTTTCAGTTTGGTCGTCATCGATTTTCTCATATTTCAAAAACTGCATTGTATAACTCGCTTTTCCTTTGGTCATGCTTCTTACGCTTGAAGCGTATCCGAAAGTCTTTGACAAAAAAACCTGCGCGTGAATCAGTTTGAATTTTTTCTTATCCTCGATATGGGAAATTTCTGCTGAAATAGAGTGAAGGCTTTTGATAACTTCTCCGAAATAATCATCAGGAGCGAATATTTCAAGACTCATCAGAGGTTCAAGGATAACTGGCTGCGCTGCGGTACAAGCTTTTTCGAAAACTTCTTCTAACGAGGACAGGACAACAGTTTCGTTGACTTCCTCTCCGGTTTCAACCTTTAAAAGTTTGCATTCAACACCCATGAGAGGATATCCAGCCAAAGGTCCTGGAAAATAATAAGTTTTGAAATCCTCTGCATACCCTTCTATTGTTTTTTTGACGGTGTTGTTTCCGAATTCCCAGTCTTTGGGTAGCACAAATACATTTCTGTGATCCTCAAGAGGTTTAACTTCAAGAGTTATTCTAACACTGTATTTCTTTCCTCCCACTGTTTTACTCACATCCGACAAAGCTCTATGATTCTTGCGAATACTCTCTTTGTAAGCCACTCTCGGATTTCCTAATTTTATCGGAATCTTAAAATCTCTTTTCAGCCTTTCCGCCATTACGTCAATGTATAGTTCTCCCATGCCGGATATTATGAGCTGTCCTGTTTCTTTGTCTTCGGTGAAGCGAAAAGTCGGGTCTTCCTGGGTAAACAAATTTAGCGTTTCACACAATTTTTCCAAATGCGCGGAAACCTTCGGCTCAACTGCCACCGAAACAATGGGTTCAGGAAATTCCGGTTTTTCGAGAAGAAAGTCTCTTTCTGTGTCACTCAATGTGTCTCCGGTATATGAATTTTTCAAACCTGTCACGCCAATAATTTCACCCATCATGGCGGATTCTCTTTCAACTCTTTTATTTGCGTATATTCTGAATATTTTCTGTATGGTCTCGTTGCTTTCAGACGAAAGATTTTTCACTGTCTGTTTTGCTTTCAAATTTCCTTCGTAGATTCTGACAAAATGCACTTTACCTACATGCTCATCGAGAAGTATTTTAAAAACAAGACCCAGAAAAGGGTTGCCTTGTTCAAGGGTTATCTTTTCTATTCTTCCGTATCTTTTCTTCATGACTTCAATTTCATTTACATCCAAAGGGGAAGGCAGAAAGTCAATAATCGCGTCAAGCAAGGGCTGGACTCCGATGTTTCTTCTTGAAGCGCCGCACAACACAGGCACTATTTTCCCCGATATGGTCAATTTCCTTATCTCGGATTTAATCAATTCTTTGTCGGCATCTCCGGTGTTGATGAATTGATCGGCTATTTCTTCGTTGTAATCAGCGAGGAAATCAATCAAAGTGTTTCTCTGGAACTCAATTTCACTTGAAAGGCTCTCGTCGGGAACCTTTTCCTTAAAAGTTGATCCATCGCTGGATTTATCCCAGAAGACAACTTTTCTTTCGATCAAATCGATCACCCCTGAAAAATTTTCCTTTTCACCATAAGGCATATTGATGACAACAGGAAATTGGGAGAACTTTTCTTTTATTTCATCGAGGAGTCCCTTGAAATCTGCTCCAGTTCTGTCAAGCTTGTTTACGAAAACTATTCTCGGAATTTTGTAATTGTCAGCTTGAAGCCAAACGGTCTCTGATTGAGATTCTACTCCTTCGACAGCGCTGAAAATCACAACCGATCCGTCGAGGACTCTTAAAGATCTCTCGACCTCTCCCGTGAAATCTACGTGTCCCGGAGTGTCGATGATATTTATATTGGCTTTTTTCCAAATAAGCGACACAACAGCGGAAGTGATAGTGATCCCTCTCTCTTTTTCCTGGTCGAGGTAATCAGTCGTCGCGCTGCCTTCGTCAACTTCGCCCATTTTGTGCGTTTTACCCGAATAATACAACATCCTCTCTGTTGTAGTAGTCTTGCCGGCGTCTATGTGGGCAATCACCCCAATATTTCTTATGCTTCTCATTTTGCAATCTCGTCTTAAAAAAAATGGTAGCACGTAAGATTTTCTTTATCATGCTGCCGCCTTATAAGAGAAAAAATTATTTTACCACATGTAACTGGCAAAAGCTTTGTTCGCTTCGGCCATTTTATGCGTATCTTCTTTTTTCTTAATAGCGGTTCCTTCTTTGTTGCTCGCGGCTATTAGCTCTGCGGCGAGCTTTTCCTTCATAGTCTTTTCGTTTCTTGCTCTTGATGCTGTCAAAATCCATCTTATGGCAAGAGCTATGCGTCTGTTCGCTGGTACATCAACTGGTATTTGGTAGGTCGCTCCACCTATTCTTCTCGGTTTTACTTCCAGGGTTGGTTTTACATTGTTAACGGCTTTTTCGAATATTTCTATCGGATCCGCGATTTTAAGTTTTTGCGCAACTATATCGAGCGCTCCGTAGACGATCGTCTCGGCTGTACCTTTTTTCCCTCTTTTCATGACTACATTTACAAACTTGCTCACCAACTCGCTGTTGAAATTCGGATCTGGTGGAATTGTTCTTTTGTAAGTTTTATGCTTTCTGGACATCAGTTCCTCCGGTTATTTCTTGGCTTTTTTAGTTCCGTAAAGCGATCTTCCCTGCCTTCTACCTTCAACTCCTGCTGAATCCAGGACGCCTCTGACGATATGGTACCTGACTCCGGGCAAGTCTTTTACCCTGCCTCCCCTGATTAAAACAGTCGAGTGTTCCTGCAAATTGTGACCCTCCCCAGGAATATACGCTGTCACTTCGTAACCATTGCTTAGCCTTACACGGGCAACTTTCCTGAGAGCCGAGTTGGGTTTTTTCGGGCTAGTTGTGTAAACTCTGACACAGACGCCTCTCTTCTGAGGACACTTAGTCAGAGCCGGTGCTTTGGTTTTTTTCTCTATTTTTCTTCTTCCCTTTCTCACGAGCTGATTAATCGTGGGCATCTTTTCCTCCAAATAACATCTTTATTTATTTCTGTTCTTCGTTACTGAGTATCACGACAGAGTCTTCTTTCTTCTCCTCGACTTCATCTTCACCTTCGACTCTTATTGTTCGATAATTTTTCAGACCAGTTCCGGCAGGGATCAGATTGCCTACAATAACATTCTCTTTGATCCCTTCCAGAGTGTCTCTCTTACCTTCTATGGCAGCTGATGTCAATACTTTTGTTGTTTCTTGAAAACTCGCTGCAGATATAAAGCTTTCTGCTGTAAGAGCCGTTTTTGTAACTCCAAGCAAAATGTACCTGTATGTCGCGGGTTTGCCGCCGGCTTTGAGTATTCTGCTGTTTTCAAAAGTAACGGTCTTGCTGTCGACAATTTCTCCTTCTATGAGATTTGTGTCTCCTGAATCCTCGATCTTAACCCTTCTCAAAAGCTGCCTTATGATCAAGGCTATATGACGATCAGAAATTTTAACGCCCTGCAATCTGTAAACCTCTTGAACTTCATTCAAAAGAAATTCCTGAACCGCCAATGGTCCTTTCGCCTGAAGTATGTCCGGTGGGAAAACTTGGCCGTCTGTCAACTTTTCTCCTCCTTCGACAAACTGCCCTTCATGGACGAGAATATGCTTGCCGTAAGGGACAAGATATTCTTTGTCGTCGCCTACTTCACTCAATATCTTTATTATTTTCGAGCCTTTGGTCGTGTCCAGAAATTTTACTTCTCCTTTGATTTCCGATATGATCGCAGCATTTTTGGGTCTCCTCATTTCGAAAAGTTCTTCGACTCTCGGCAATCCCGCAGTTATATCCCTGCTTCTGCTGCTCTCTCTCGGTATTTTGCCGATAATATCACCGGGGGTGACTCTTTTACCGTTCTCTACAATTATGTAGGTGCCTATTGGGACAAGAGATACTTGTTTCTTTTTACCCTGTTTTGAAGGTTCAATCTCAATGGCTGGTATTAGTCCTCTTTCTTTGTGCTCAACAACGAGTACTTGTTTTTCTCCTGTCTGAGGATGAGTCTCGTACCTCATAGTCAAATTTTCAATCAAATCCTTGTACCTGACAATACCTTGAGTTTCAGATAAAATCGGATCTGAAAATGGGTCCCACTCGTATAAAGGCGTATCCGTATCTACATACGCGCCTTCTGTCGCCATTAGAATAGATCCATGGGGAATTTTGTGAGCGACCTCACGCTCTCGACCTTTTATAACTATTTCCCCGTTCCGAGAAATTACAATCTTACTGTCGTCAATTTCCTTTTTGATGGTTTTGATTTTTTGAAATTTCACAGCTCCGGATATTATTGATTTGACCACGGATTGCTGAGCTATTCTCGTCGCGGTTCCACCTATATGGAAAGTTCTAAGGGTCAACTGGGTTCCCGGCTCGCCTATTGATTGAGCGGCGATTATACCCACAGATTCTCCAATGGAGACTATTTTTCCCGTGGATAGATCCTTTCCGTAACATTTCTGACACAGCCCTCTCTCTGCTTCGCAAGTCAGCACCGATCTGATTTTAACCTTGTTTATGTTTTTGTATTCAATTTTTAAAGCGAGCTCTTTTGATATGACCTCGCCTTCACGCACTATTATTTCATGGGTTTGCGGGTCTTCGATGTCATCAAGCGCGAATCTACCCTCAATTCTGTCGGAAAGAGGCTCAATTATTTCTCCTCCTTCTGTCAGTGCTTGAATTTCTATACCCTTTATGGTTCCGCAGTCTTCTTCTGTTATAATTACGTCCTGCGCGACGTCTATTAACCTTCTCGTCAAATAACCGGCTTCAGAAGTTTTCAAAGCTGTATCGGTAAGACCTTTTCTCGCTCCGTGAGAAGATATGAAATATTCAAGAACCTTCAATCCTTCTTTGAAATTAGACAAAACTGGAGATTCGATGATTTCTCCTTTTTGTCCGGTTATTTTCTTTTGAGGCCTTGTCATAAGACCTCTGATGCCTGCAAGCTGCCTTACCTGCTCGCGGCTTCCTCTCGCTCCAGAACTGACCATCATGTAGATTGGGTTGAATCCTTCCCTGTCAGAATGGAAGGTTTCTATCATTCGTTCTTCCACTTCATTCGTAGCTTTTGTCCATGCTTCGACCGTTCTCTGATATTTTTCATTTTCTGTTATTTGGCCTTTTCTGAAATTCTCTCTTATTTTCTCGACTTCATTTTGAGTTTTTTTCAGAATGGAAGGTCTCTCGGGCGTATCGACGAGATCCAGCATACCAAAAGTCACTCCTGAAAATGTGGCGTATCTGAAACCCAGATCTTTGAGGTCATCCAGGAAAATAGCTGTTTTTTCGTTTCCAAACATGTAATTTACGTCAGCTATTATTCCGGCTAGAATTTTTTTCTCGATTACCCTGTTATAAAAAGGCATTCCTTCCGGGAGTATTTGATTGAAGATAACCCTTCCTGGGGTTGTCGTGATTATTTCTTTAGTGATTATTTTATCCTCGTCTCTCCCCTTTGAATCCAGGCCAATAATTCGCCCTTCAACCGGAAATTTTATCAACGCGTGAAGATCAATATTGCAGAATTCACGGGCCATTTCAATCTCTTCAAGGCTCGAGAAATGCATTCCTTCGCCTTTTGCTTTGGACTTTTCTTTTGTGAGGTAGTAAACGCCTAGAACGAGGTCTTTAGTAGGAGCGACTATCGGAGTTCCGTTGGCGGGTGAAAGCAAATTGTTGGAAGACATCATGAGCATGTAAGCTTCGGATTGAGCTTCGAAAGAAAGGGGTAAATGGACCGCCATTTGATCGCCGTCAAAATCAGCGTTGAAAGCCGTGCAAACCAAAGGATGAACTTGTATAGCCTTTTCTTCAATCAAAACCGGCTGGAAGGCTTGAATTCCCAGCCTATGAAGAGTCGGAGCTCTATTGAGAAGCACAGGATGATCTTTGACAATTTCCTCGAGAATGCTCCAGACTTCCGGCGATCCTTTTTCCAAAAGCCTTTCCGCACCCTTTATCGACTGAGCGTGTCCTCTTTCTTCAAGTTTCCGGATTATAAACGGCTTATAAAGTTCAAGAGCAATTTCTTTCGGGAGGCCGCATTGGTGAAGTTTTAAGCGTGGGCCTACGACTATTACTGATCTTCCGGAATAATCCACTCTTTTTCCCAGAAGGTTTGACCTGAACCTTCCCTGTTTACCTTTTAAAACATCAGCCAATGACCTGAGAGGTTTGTTTCCTTTTCCCTTGACGTTTTTGGCTCTTCTTGAATTGTCAAATAACGCATCAACAGCGTCCTGAAGCATTCTCATTTCATTTCTGATAATGATGTCGGGGGCTTTGATGCTTATCAGGCTTTTGAGTCTGTTGTTTCTTGATATAACTCTTCTGTAGAGATCGTTGAGGTCACTCGATGCAAACCTGCCTCCGTCAAGGGCGACAAGAGGTCTGAGTTCCGGAGGTATCACGGGTATTACAGTGAGAATCATGTCTTCAGGGTGATTGTTTGAATTTCTGAACGCCTCAACTACTTTCAGTCTTTTGAGCATTTTTGATTTAGCGTCTTCAGATTTTTCAATTTTTATTCTGGACCTTAGATCCGCCGTCAATTTTTCCAGATCAAGATCCTGAAGAGCTTCCCTTATTCCTTGACCGCCTATGCCGAATTGGACGCTTTTGATGGCATTTTCGTCCATTTTTTCTTCTAGTTCGCTTTTCTGTTCTTCTGAGATAAAACCGCCTCTTTTCAAGCCGTAGGGGTTGTCTTCATTCAAAGAGCCTGTATCAAGGACAATGTAAGCTTCATAAAATAAAATTCTCTGGAGCATATCCTGCGTCATGTTGAGAAGCAATGCAATTCTACTCGGAGTCACTTTGTAAAACCATATATGCGCGACAGGAACAGCGAGTTCGATGTGTCCCATTCTCTCTCTTCTGCTCTTGGAACTTGTGACCTCTACTCCACATCTCTCACAGACTACTCCTCTGTACCTTATGTGTTTATACTTCCCGCAATTGCATTCGTAATCCTTCACCGGACCGAATATTTTCTCGCAGAACAGACCTCCCGGTTCGGGTTTCTGTGTCCTGTAGTTAATTGTCTCCGAGTTCACCACTTCTCCGTTAGACCAGTCCCTTATTACCGTCGGGGAAGCTACGCTCAGTTTAAGAAGATCAATGCTTAGATCAGAAGCTTGATCCTTGTTCAATCTCGAAAAATAGTTGTATTTCAATTTACCTCCTCAAGAGATAAAACTATTTTTTACCTTGCCTCTGCTTTTTTTTACCTTTCTCGATTTCAACATTCATACAAAGACCGTTTAGCTCTTTTACAAGAACATTGAAAGAAGCAGGTAATCCGGGCTCTGGCGGATTATCTCCCTTGATGATGCTCTCATACATTTTTGTTCGGCCGTTTATGTCGTCGGATTTCACGGTCAACATCTCCTGAAGAGTGTAAGCCGCACCGTAAGCTTCTAGAGCCCATACCTCCATTTCTCCGAATCTTTGACCCCCGAAATGGGCTTTTCCGCCGAGTGGCTGTTGAGTGATCATGGAATATGGGCCTATGCTCCTGGCGTGTATTTTGTCGTCAACCATGTGCCCGAGCTTCAACATATACATGTAACCAACTGTTATCTCTCCATCGATCAGTTGTCCAGTTACTCCGTCTTTAAGGGAAACCTTGCCCGATTTTGGAAGTTTTGCCTTTTCAAGGAGACCCTCAATTTCATCTACTGAAATCCCGTCGAAAACCGGAGTTGCGATTTTAATATTCAGTTTTTTAGCCGCCCAACCGAGATGGGTTTCTAGAACTTGACCAATATTCATACGAGAAGGAACTCCAAGAGGGTTCAAAATAACGTCCACTGGCGTTCCATCCTCCATGTAGGGCATGTCTTCTTCAGGGACTATTATTGAGACAACGCCTTTGTTTCCGTGTCTTCCAGACATTTTATCGCCTACGGAAAGTTTCCTTTTTTCCGCGACGTATACATCGATTCTTTTTAAAAGACCGTGCGGAAGATCATCTCCTTGTCTGAGAACCTCTACTTCGTTGTTTCTGCATCTTTCATATTCCTGAATAATGTTCTTCGACTCGAAAAGTATTTTAGAAAGTATAGAAATATCGCTTTTAGGTTTATCCATAATCGAGATTTCATCCCAATCGGTTTCTCTTATTGTTTTGGCGGTTATTTTTTTGCCTTTCGCAATTATTGTGTTGCCATGGAAATCTTCTATGTCGTTTTGAAGAATCACTCCGTCAAAAACCTGGACAATCTTGTCTGTCCTCTCTTTTTTATGTTCGTGTATTTTTTTGTTGTAAAAATCCTCGATTTCCTTGATTTTCTTCTCGTTAGTCTTTTTTTCGTTGGTGGACTGGGTTTTTCTGCTCAAAACCTGAACGTCTATCACGACGCCCTGAACCCCAGGAGGAACACGGAGAGAAGTGTCTCTTACATCCGCAGCTTTCTCTCCGAAAATGGCTTTTAAAAGTTTTTCCTGAGGGGTCAACTCGGTTTCGCCTTTCGGCGTGACTTTCCCGACAAGAATGTCGTCCGGGCCAACCTCAGCGCCTATCCTGATTACTCCGCCTTCATCGAGGTTTCTCGTAGCTTCTTCCCCGACGTTCGGTACTTCTCTGGTTATCTCTTCAGGTCCGAGTTTTGTCTCCCTGACTTCAACGTTGAATTTGTTTATCGTCACTGAGGTAAACGCATCTTCTTTTATCAACTTTTCGCTTATGATAATCGCGTCTTCGAAGTTGTATCCCCTCCAAGACATTAAGGCGACTAGAACGTTTCTTCCCAAGGCGAGTTCCCCGCCGTCTGAAGAAGTGCTGTCGGCTATTACCTGCTTTTCTTTGACTTTGTCTCCGACTTTTACTATCGGTCTCTGATTTACACAGGTGTTTTGGTTTGTCATTTTATATTTCTGCAGCTTGTAAACATCCAGATCTTTTTCTCCAAACACTAAGGGCGAAGTTTTATCAGGTTGAATTCTAATCTCTTCAGAATTGGCAAAAACCACTTCTCCTTTTCTCTTTGCGGTTAAAACAGTATGAGAATCTATTGCTACGACCTTTTCTAAGCCTGTTCCTACTAGAGGAGCTTCCGGTTTTACGAGTGGGACGGCTTGTCTTTGCATATTAGATCCCATCAGAGCCCTGTTGGCCTCATCATGTTCCATAAAAGGAATCAGAGCCGCAGAAACACTCAAAATCTGCGCGGGATGAGCATCCATGTAATCGACCTGATCTTTTGTGACAACAGGATAATCATCCATATACCTGGTCACGAGCTCTTCGTTTATCAACTTTCCATTTTCTTCGATAGGTTCGTTTGCCTGCGCGATGATGAATTTATCTTCGGTGTGAGGAGATAAATATTCGTAATCGTTTTGAACTTTGCTTTTTTCAACTTTTCTATAGGGAGTTTCAATGAAACCATATTCGTTTATTTTTGAATACAAAGCTAAAGATGTAATCAGCCCTATGTTTGGTCCTTCAGGGGTTTCAATCGGGCAAAGCCTGCCGTAATGAGAATGGTGAACATCTCTCACCTCAAATCCCGCGGTATCTCGGGTCAATCCATCGGGTCCCAGGGCGCTCAACCTTCTCTTGTGGGTAATCTCAGCCAAGGGATTTGTCTGCTCCATGTATTGAGAGAGCTGACTCAATCCGAAAAACGCCATCAAAGTACTGCTTACATGTCTTGAGTTGAACAGCATCTGGGGTACAATTTTCTTCGGGTCGCTTTCGAGCATCAATCTGTCTTTCAAGCTTTTGACAACTCTGAGCATCGCCGTGTTGAATTGGTCTTCCAACAACTCTCCGACTCTCCTGACCTGTCTGTTTCCGAGATGATCTATATCGTCCACTTCGAGATTTTTGTTTTTATCGAGAAGTCCGAAAAGGTATTCCAAGATGTGCAAAAAGTCTTCAGGGCAAAGTGAAAGGGTTTTTTCATCCGGCACTTTGCCGAGTTTATCTTTCATCATTTTTCTTCCGACAGCGCCCAAATTATACCTTTTCGGAGAAAAATACATGGTGTTAATGAAATCAATCGCGGCTTCGGAATTCGAAGGATCGGTTGTCCTGAGAAATTTGTAAACATATTCTGCGGCTTCTTCTCGGGTCACTCTTTTTTTTGCTTTGGTGAAAGTTTTTTTTAAAACTTCAAGAGCGGGTAAATTTTCTTCTTTAATGATTTTCAATTCTTTTGTTCCGAAAAGATTAAGCATGTCGAGGGAACCGGCTGTCAGTTCAGATCCTGAAAACATGACTGTTTCACCGGAATTGGGATCCAAAATATCCTCAGCTATTACTCTGCCTATAAGTTTTTCAGATTGTTTTCCGCTAAACTTAGCTATTTTAACCGTTTCTGATCCGAAAAATTTTTCGTAGATCTCCCCTTGGTCGCCGAGTCCTATTGCCTGAAGCCAGATTGTCAAAGGGAAGTGCCTTCTTCTGTCGAGGCTTATGCTCAATGTTTCGTTGTGATCAAGGTTTATGTCAATCCAGGTGCCCTTTTGAGGTATTATTTGGGCGACAATCAGCATTTTACCGGTATGGTGGTATTCGACGTTGAAGAACACCCCCGGGCTTCTGTGAACTTGCGAAACAATGACTCTTTCAACTCCGTTTATAATAAAGCTCGCCTTATTAGTCATGACAGGCAGATCACAGAGAAAGACATCCTGCTCACGAATCTCATCGATTGATTCGTTTTTTTTGTCTTTTATCGCAATTTGTAGTTTGATTTTTAACGGTGCTGCGTATGATTTTCCTTTCCTAATGCACTCCTCAGGATTGTACTTAGGTGGGTCTATTTCATAATTGACAAATCTCAGCTCGCATCTGCCCTGTTGGTCCTCGATGGGAAAAAAATCCTGCAAAACAGCCTGTAGTCCGATATTTTTCCTTTTATTCTGCGGAACGCCTTTTTGTATGAAATTTGCGAATGATTCTCTCTGAACATCGAGGAGGTCAGGTATGGGCAAAGGTGCTTTTAATTTACCATAATTAATTCTTTCACCATTTGTCAATTTTACCTCCATGAAAATTATTCAAAGTCAGATAAATAGAAAGAAACATCTCAGGGGGAAAAAACCCCTGAGACACCTCTTGAAGAATATAAAAGCAACATCAAGCCATTCAATAAGGGATATTACCCGGTTTATTTTATCTCTATAACAGCTCCTGCTGCTTCTAACTGTTTTTTCATATCATCGGCTTCTTTCTTTGTAATGCCTTCTTTAATTTTTGCCGGAATACCTTCAACGAGATCTTTAGCTTCTTTCAGACCCAAGCCCGTTATAGCTCTGACTTCTTTGATTACCGGAATCTTTTTGTCTCCGTATTCTTTCAGGATAACATCAAATTCGGTTTTTTCCTCTTGCTCTTCCGCAGACTGAGCAGGCATTGAACCAGCGGCCATTTGGACAACCGGCGCAGCAGCGGACACTCCGAACACGGTTTCCATCTCTTTTATGAGCTCGGAAAGTTCCATTACTGTGAGCCCTTTAACTAGTTCCAATATTTGTTTGGTAGCCTCAGACATCTAATACCTCCCTATTCTGTTTTATTATTTTCTTTACTTTCTTTTATCGCAGTCATGACCCTGAGAAATCCAGACAGAATGTTGTTTCCCACTGCCATAAAACTTGATATTGGAGCCGCAAAAGTCCCCGTCAATTGACCGAGCAGGACTTCTTTGGGCGGAAGATCAGCTATCTTTTCAATCTCTTCTTTCGAAACCGATTTCCCCTCCAGAAAACCGCCTTTGATAATAGGAAAACCAACTTGTGAAAAGTTTTCTTTGATTATTTTCGCCGGTAATACTGGGTCTTGATAGCCTATTGCAATCGCAGTTGGTCCCGTCAGAATTTCTTCCATTCCAGAGAAACCGTTTTTTTCAAGAGCCAATTTCGTCATTGTATTTTTTACAACTTTAAAATGCAATCCGGCATCTCTGACTTTTTTTCTGAAAGACGTCATTTGAGCGACTGTCATTCCTTTATAATCGCTTATATATATAGCTTTCGCGTCTTTCATTTTTTGCATCAGTTCTTCAACTTGATTCATTTTTTCCTGTGTTGGCATTTTACGCTCCTTGCTTTTCAATATCAGCGGGAAGGTTGAATCACGTCCGCAGTGCTGATTTTCACACTCGGACCCATTGTAGGGCTGAGATAAACAGATTTTATAAAAGTTCCCTTTACTGAAGCCGGTTTACTTTTGACAAGTTCTCTTACAAATTCGTTGACGTTATCGAAAAGATTTTCCGTGGGGAAAGACATTTTCCCTACGGGGACATTGATATTTCCGGATTTGTCGTTCTTGAATTCTATTCTGCCTTTTTTAATTTCTTCGACAACTTCCTTGACATTCATGGTCACCGTTCCAAGTTTTGGATTAGGCATAAGGCCTCTTGGTCCGAGTATTTTTCCTATCATACCGACTTTTCCCATCATCTGTGGAACAGCGACGACAGCGTTAAAATCGAGCCAATTTTCTTTTTTGATCTTGTCAATATATTCATCTCCTCCGACGTAATCAGCACCAGCTTCCTGAGCTTCCTGTGCCTTGTCGCCGGTTGCGAAAACCAGCACCTTGACATTTTTGCCTGTCCCGTGCGGAAGAACTACGCTGCCTCTGACGAGTTGATCAGATTTTCTAGGGTCAATGCCTAATTTGATTGAAACTTCAAGAGTCTCGTCAAATTTTGCGTTGGCAAGATTTTTTACCTTCTCCATCCCTTCTTTGAGGAGATACTCCTGTTTAGAAGAGTGTTCTTTTATAAGATTTTCGTACCTTTTTCCGTGCTTCATTTCATCCTTCTTCCACTAATATTCCCATGCTTCTGGCAGTTCCTTTGACCATACTCATAGCTTTTTCAACAGAAGACGCGGTCATGTCTTGGTATTTCCTTTCGGCAATAACCCTGACTTCTTCTGATGATACGGTGGCGACTTTATTTTTATTGGGTTCGCCTGACCCTTTTGCAATTTTAGCGCTTTTTTTCAAAAGCACGGCAACAGGCGGAGCTTTGACCTCGAATGTAAACGTTTTATCCTTGAAAACCGTAATTACCGTAGGCAAAGGCAGAGGATCCTGACCTCCGGTTTTAGCATTGAAAGTCTTGATAAATTCCGGAATGTTCACCCCGGCTTGACCAAGCGCCGGACCCAAAGGGGGTGCGGGAGTAGCTTGCCCTGCGGGTATCTGAAGTTTGATTATCGCCTGTATTTGCTTCTTCTTTGCTTTTGCCATCGAAGTCCCCTTTTTTTATACTGGTTGAGCGTCGATAAAATCGACTTCGACCGGTGTAGATCTTCCGAATATAGTCACGACAACTTTTAATCTCTGTTTTTCCTCGTTGACATTTTCAACAACACCTATAAAATCCGAAAACGGACCGCTTACTATTTTAACGCTGTCGTTCACTGCAAAAGGAGCAGTGAGTTTGACAATCTTATCCCCTTCTTCCCTTAACTGTTTTAGTTCTCCTTCTTCGAGGCTTTTAAGGGGTATCGGATTTTTTCCGCCCAAGAAACTTATTACGTTGGGTAAATCCGTAATCCTGTTTAACACCTCTTTATCAGGTTTCATTCTAATGAAGATGTAACCTGGGTAAAGGTTTTTTGGCTTTACGACCCTTTTGGCTGATTTACTGCTTCTGACGACTTTTGAGCTCTTTTTTATCGGTGTGTAAATCTCGTGAATGAATTTTCCTAATTCCG includes these proteins:
- the nusG gene encoding transcription termination/antitermination factor NusG; this encodes MNFDDLKDNMEDKDSGNTESENSEPEIVDSEVKWFTVHVYSGSEKKVEKMISEIIRENAELGKFIHEIYTPIKKSSKVVRSSKSAKRVVKPKNLYPGYIFIRMKPDKEVLNRITDLPNVISFLGGKNPIPLKSLEEGELKQLREEGDKIVKLTAPFAVNDSVKIVSGPFSDFIGVVENVNEEKQRLKVVVTIFGRSTPVEVDFIDAQPV